The Cellulomonas oligotrophica sequence GGCAGGTCCCACGTCAGGTCGAACGCGTACGTGGCGACGCCCGCGGCGTCCAGGTGGGCCGTGGCCACGGGGGTGCGCCCGGGGCGGGTCGTGCCGCGCAGCACCCGCACGCCCGACGCCTCCAGGTGGGCGCGGACCGCGTCGCCGTCGTCGTCGTCGCCGAGCCAGGTCAGCAGGTCGACGCGCCGGCCCAGGCGGCCCAGGCCGAGCGCGACGTTGGCGGGGCTGCCCCCGGGGTACGTCGCCCGGGTCCCGTCGGGCCGGACGACCGCGTCGACCAACGCCTCGCCGACGACCAGCGCCCGTGCGTCCGTGCTGCTCACCCGTGGACCTCCTCGTCCGTCGTCGCGTCCCGGCCCGCGCCGGCACGCTCCTCGCCGCGCGCGGTCGCCAGCCGCTCCCGCGCGCCGTCCAGCCACTCCTGGCAGCGGGCCGCCAGGGCCTCGCCGCGCTCCCACAACGCCAGGGACTCCTCGAGGGTTCCCGCGCCCGACTCGAGCCGGCCGACGATCGCGACGAGCTCGTCGCGCGCCTCCTCGTAGCCCAGGGAGGCGGGGTCGGGGCGCGCGTCGTCGTGCGTCGGGTCCGCGGGGAGGGTCTGTCGGGTACCGGCCACGGGCACAGTCAACCAGGGCCGACCGACGCCGTGCCGGCGTCAGGGGGCGACGACGTCCGCGGCGAGCTCGCCCGTCGCGACACGGACCCGCAGGCGGTCGCCCGCCGCCACGTCGTCCGGGGTCCGCACCACGCGACCGTCAGGCCCCTGCACCACCGCGTACCCGCGCTCGAGCGTCGCGGCGGGGGACAGCGCCCGCACCTGCGCCGCGAGCCCGACGACCTGCGTCGCTGCGTGCTGCACGGCGGCGTCGAGCAGGGAGCGTCCGCGGTCGCGCGCGCGGTGCAGGCCGTGCTCGTGCGGGTCGAGCAGGGTCGTGGGGCGGGCCAGCACGGGCCGGCCCCGCCAGTGCTCGAGCATCGCGGACTCCCGGGCCACGCGCTGCGTCACCGCGGCCCGCGCCCGCGAGCGGGCCTGCACCACCCGGGCCCGCTCCTCGGTGACGTCGGGCACGACCCGCTTGGCGGCGTCCGTCGGCGTCGACGCGCGCAGGTCCGCCACCAGGTCCAGCAGGGGTGCGTCCATGTGGTGGCCGATCGCGCTGACCAGGGGCGTGCGGCAGGCCGCGGCCGCGCGCACGAGCGTCTCGTTGCTGAACGGGAGCAGGTCCTCGAACGACCCGCCGCCGCGGGCGACCACGACGACGTCGACCCGCGGGTCGGCGTCGAGCTCCGCGATCGCGGCGGTGACCTCGGGCACCGCGCTCGGCCCCTGCACGGTGACCCGGCGGATCTCGAACTGCACGGCGGGCCAGCGCGCACGCGCGTTGGACACCACGTCGTGCTCGGCGTCGCCCTGCTGGGCGCACACCAGGCCCACGACGCCGGGCAGGAACGGCAGCGGCACCTTGCGGGCGTCGTCGAACAGGCCCTCCGCCGCGAGCACGCCCTTGAGGTGCTCGATCCGGGCGAGCAGCTCGCCGAGCCCCACCAGCCGGACCCGGTCCGCGGAGAACCCGAGCGTGCCCTTCTTCGGCTGGAACTGCGGGCGGGCGTGGACCACCACGTGGGCGCCGTCGGCGAACCGCTCGCCCAGCGACATCGCGGCGACCGCGGGCAGCGTCACCGACAACGACATGTCGAGGTCGGTGTCGCGCAGCGTGAGGAACAGCAGGGAGTTCCACCGCTTGAGGTTGAGGACCTGCCCCTCGACCCAGACCGGCGGCATCCGGGCCACGTACTCGGCGACCTTGGGGGCCAGGTGACGCACGGGCCAGGGGCGCTCTGCGGTCGTCTCGGCCGCCTTGAGCGGCAGGGGCACGGGTGCGTCGGCGTCCACGCCCCCCAGCCTGCCCCACGGCACCCACCGCCTCTGCACACGGTCCGCACCGGGCCGCTGCACCCGTCCACGTGTGCCGCGCCGCGGGCCACCTAGACTGGACGCGTGACCTCTGCCGCCGTCGACCGCCCCTCCGTGGACGCCTCCGCCCCCCGTCGCGGTCGCGTGCTCCTCGCCGCCCCCCGCGGCTACTGCGCCGGCGTCGACCGCGCCGTCGTCGCCGTCGAGAAGGCCCTCGAGCACTACGGCGCCCCTGTGTACGTGCGCAAGGAGATCGTCCACAACAGGCACGTCGTGGAGACCCTCGCGGCCCGCGGCGCCGTGTTCGTCGACGAGACCGACGAGGTGCCCGAGGGCGCGCGTCTGGTGTTCTCCGCGCACGGGGTGTCCCCGGCGGTGCGCTCCGCGGCCGACGCGCGCGGCCTGCAGACCATCGACGCCACCTGCCCCCTGGTGACGAAGGTCCACAAGGAGGCCGTGCGGTTCGCGGCCGACGACATGGACATCCTCCTCATCGGCCACGACGGGCACGAGGAGGTCGAGGGCACCCAGGGCGAGGCGCCCGAGCACATCCAGGTGGTGAACTCCCCGGACGCCGTCGACGACATCGAGGTCCGCGACCCCGAGCGCGTCGTGTGGATCTCGCAGACCACGCTGTCGGTCGACGAGACGATGGAGACGGTGCGCCGGCTGCGCGAGAAGTTCCCGCACCTGCAGGACCCGCCGAGCGACGACATCTGCTACGC is a genomic window containing:
- a CDS encoding exodeoxyribonuclease VII small subunit, with product MAGTRQTLPADPTHDDARPDPASLGYEEARDELVAIVGRLESGAGTLEESLALWERGEALAARCQEWLDGARERLATARGEERAGAGRDATTDEEVHG
- the xseA gene encoding exodeoxyribonuclease VII large subunit codes for the protein MDADAPVPLPLKAAETTAERPWPVRHLAPKVAEYVARMPPVWVEGQVLNLKRWNSLLFLTLRDTDLDMSLSVTLPAVAAMSLGERFADGAHVVVHARPQFQPKKGTLGFSADRVRLVGLGELLARIEHLKGVLAAEGLFDDARKVPLPFLPGVVGLVCAQQGDAEHDVVSNARARWPAVQFEIRRVTVQGPSAVPEVTAAIAELDADPRVDVVVVARGGGSFEDLLPFSNETLVRAAAACRTPLVSAIGHHMDAPLLDLVADLRASTPTDAAKRVVPDVTEERARVVQARSRARAAVTQRVARESAMLEHWRGRPVLARPTTLLDPHEHGLHRARDRGRSLLDAAVQHAATQVVGLAAQVRALSPAATLERGYAVVQGPDGRVVRTPDDVAAGDRLRVRVATGELAADVVAP
- a CDS encoding 4-hydroxy-3-methylbut-2-enyl diphosphate reductase, giving the protein MTSAAVDRPSVDASAPRRGRVLLAAPRGYCAGVDRAVVAVEKALEHYGAPVYVRKEIVHNRHVVETLAARGAVFVDETDEVPEGARLVFSAHGVSPAVRSAADARGLQTIDATCPLVTKVHKEAVRFAADDMDILLIGHDGHEEVEGTQGEAPEHIQVVNSPDAVDDIEVRDPERVVWISQTTLSVDETMETVRRLREKFPHLQDPPSDDICYATQNRQVAVKKMAPACDVVITVGSLNSSNSVRLVEVALDAGARTSYRIDRADELDPAWLEGAATVGVTSGASVPEVLVDELLARLAGLGFGDVEEVRTATEDLMFSLPRELRTDLRAAGAPDARPRREGRRSLDVQPV